A region of the Pseudomonas anguilliseptica genome:
CCCCTGGTGAGCCCGCCGGCATAGGTCCCGACCTGTGCCTGCTGCTGGCCCGCGAAGCGCAGCCACATGCCTTGATTGCTATTGCCAGCCGCGACCTGCTAGCTGAGCGCGCCCAGCTGCTGGGATTAAGCATTGATCTGATCAGCGTCAGCCCCGATGCCTGGCCAAGCCAGGCTGCACCCGCCGGCAGCCTGTATGTCTGGGACACCCTGCTGGCCGCCGCCGTAAACCCCGGCCAACTGAACGCAGACAATTCGCGCTATGTCCTAGAGACGCTTACCCGCGCGGGACAAAGCTGCCTCGACGGCCACTTCGCCGGGATGATTACCGCCCCCGTGCACAAGGGCGTGATCAACGAAGGCGGGATTGCCTTCTCCGGACACACCGAGTTTCTCGCCGAGCTGACCCACACCGAGCAGGTGGTGATGATGCTCGCTACCCACGGCCTACGCGTGGCGCTGGTGACTACGCACCTGCCACTCAAGGATGTGGCCGAAGCCATCACCCCCGAACGCCTCAGCCGGGTCACGCGCATCCTCGACCACGACCTGCGCACGAAATTCGGCATCGCCCGGCCGCGGATTCTGGTCTGCGGCCTCAATCCTCATGCTGGCGAGGGCGGCCATCTGGGCCGCGAGGAGATCGAGGTGATCGAGCCCACCCTGCAGCAGTTGCGCACAGAGGGCATCGAGCTGATCGGCCCCCTGCCGGCCGACACCCTGTTCACCCCCAAGCACCTCGAACATTGCGATGCAGTGCTGGCGATGTACCACGATCAGGGCTTGCCGGTGCTCAAATACAAGGGCTTTGGCGCTGCGGTAAACGTCACCCTGGGCCTGCCGATCATCCGCACCTCGGTCGACCACGGCACTGCGCTGGATCTGGCCGGCAGCGGCAAGATCGACTGCGGTAGCCTGCAGGTCGCCTTGCAAACCGCCTATGAAATGGCTGCCAGCCAGGTGAAAAGCCGCTGACGACTAAGCCCGGCACAGGGCGAACGCCGCCAATGCTGTTAAACTGCCGGGCTTTCTACCCGCGTTACATTCGCTTCAAGCCGATGCTTTGAAGCCTGGAGCTGCTGCATGTCCGATTACCAACACCGCGCGCGCAAGCGTTTCGGTCAGAACTTCCTGCATGACGCCGGAGTGATTCATCGCATCCTGCGCGCCATCAACGCCCGTGAAGGCGAGCACATGCTGGAAATTGGCCCAGGTCAGGGCGCGCTGACCGAAGGCCTGCTGAACAGCGGCGCGCAGCTCGACGTGATTGAACTTGACCGCGACCTGGTGCCAATCCTGCAACATCAGTTCGGCAGCAATCCGCGCTTTCGCCTGAATCAGGGTGACGCACTCAAGTTCGATTTCAACCAACTGCAGGCCGCGCCACGCAGCCTGCGCGTGGTCGGTAACCTGCCGTACAACATCTCCACGCCGCTAATCTTTCACCTGCTGAGCAATGCCGCACTGATTCGCGACATGCACTTTATGCTGCAGAAGGAAGTGGTCGAGCGCCTGGCCGCCGAACCCGGCGGTGGCGATTGGGGCCGCTTGTCGATCATGGTGCAGTACCACTGCCGCGTGGAGCACCTGTTCAATGTCGGCCCTGGCGCGTTCAATCCGCCGCCCAGGGTCGATTCAGCGATCGTCCGTCTGGTGCCGCACGAGGTGCTGCCACATCCGGCTAAAGACCACCACCTGCTCGAACGCGTGGTGCGCGAAGCCTTCAACCAGCGCCGCAAGACACTGCGCAACACCCTCAAGGCCTTGCTGCCGGCTGCTGCCATCGAAGAGGCCGGTGTGGATGGCAGCCTGCGCCCCGAACAACTGGACCTGGCGGCATTTGTACGCCTGGCAGACAAACTGGCTGAACAGCCCAACGCCGACTGACAGCGGCTAGACTGGGTACCTGCCCACTGAGTTAATTACGCATGAGCGATTCGCATTACAAGATCGACGTCAGCGTCGTCACCCGCTATCTGCCGGAGCAGTCACAGCCGGAGCAGAACCGCTTTGCCTTCGCCTACACCGTCACGGTAAGCAACAACGGCGAACTGTCGGCCAAGCTGCTCTCGCGGCACTGGGTAATTACCGATGGTGATGGTCGCGTGCAGGAAGTACGCGGTGCTGGCGTGATCGGCCAGCAGCCGCTGATCGAGGCTGGTTCCAGTCACACCTACAGCAGCGGCACCGTGATGACCACCCGCGTCGGTATCATGCAGGGTAGCTACCAGATGCTCGCCGAAGACGGCAAACGCTTTGACGCCGTGATCGCGCCCTTTCGTCTTGCGGTGCCGGGCTCGCTGCACTGATGGCCACTTACGCAGTCGGTGACCTGCAAGGTTGCCTGAAACCCCTGCAATGCCTGCTTGAGCGCGTAGCCTTTGATCCGTCACGCGACAAGCTGTGGCTGGTAGGTGATCTGGTCAACCGCGGCCCCGAATCCCTGGCGACGCTGCGTTTCCTCTACAACATCCGTGATGCGCTGACCTGCGTGCTGGGCAATCACGACCTGCACCTGCTGGCCGTGGCACACAATATCGAGCGCCTGAAGAAAGGCGACACCCTGCGCGAAATCATCGACGCACCAGATGCTGCTGACCTGCTCGACTGGCTGCGCCGGCAGAAGCTCCTGCATTACGATGAGGCCCGCGATATGGCACTCGTGCACGCGGGCATCCCACCGCAGTGGAACATGGACAAAGCCCTTCGCCGCGCTGCTGAAGTGGAAGAAGCCTTGCGTGATGACGCGCGCCTGCCGCTGTTTCTCGACGGCATGTATGGCAACGAGCCGGCCAAGTGGGACGGAGACCTGCACGGCGTAACGCGCCTGCGGGTAATCACCAACTACTTCACCCGCATGCGCTTCTGCAAAGCCGATGGCACCCTAGACCTGAAAAACAAGGAAGGCGTCGGCAGCGCACCACCGGGCTACGCCCCCTGGTTCAGCTGCAAACAGCGCAAGACCCGAGGTCAGCGCATCATCTTCGGCCACTGGGCAGCACTCGAAGGCCAGTCCCCAGAGCCCGACGTGATCGCCCTGGATACCGGCTGCGTATGGGGCGCAAGCATGACCCTGATGAATATCGATAGCGGCGAGAAATACAGCTGCGACTGTAAGGAGCAAGCATGAGCGAATTCAAACGCATCCCCCCCGAGCAGGCTCAGGCGTTGCGCCAACAAGGCGCCGTGGTGGTCGATATCCGCGACCCGCAAAGCTTTGCCGCCGGCCACATCAGCGGCTCGCAGCACCTCGACAACCACTCGCTGCACGCCTTTATCACC
Encoded here:
- the pdxA gene encoding 4-hydroxythreonine-4-phosphate dehydrogenase PdxA — encoded protein: MSHARLFALTPGEPAGIGPDLCLLLAREAQPHALIAIASRDLLAERAQLLGLSIDLISVSPDAWPSQAAPAGSLYVWDTLLAAAVNPGQLNADNSRYVLETLTRAGQSCLDGHFAGMITAPVHKGVINEGGIAFSGHTEFLAELTHTEQVVMMLATHGLRVALVTTHLPLKDVAEAITPERLSRVTRILDHDLRTKFGIARPRILVCGLNPHAGEGGHLGREEIEVIEPTLQQLRTEGIELIGPLPADTLFTPKHLEHCDAVLAMYHDQGLPVLKYKGFGAAVNVTLGLPIIRTSVDHGTALDLAGSGKIDCGSLQVALQTAYEMAASQVKSR
- the rsmA gene encoding 16S rRNA (adenine(1518)-N(6)/adenine(1519)-N(6))-dimethyltransferase RsmA; the encoded protein is MSDYQHRARKRFGQNFLHDAGVIHRILRAINAREGEHMLEIGPGQGALTEGLLNSGAQLDVIELDRDLVPILQHQFGSNPRFRLNQGDALKFDFNQLQAAPRSLRVVGNLPYNISTPLIFHLLSNAALIRDMHFMLQKEVVERLAAEPGGGDWGRLSIMVQYHCRVEHLFNVGPGAFNPPPRVDSAIVRLVPHEVLPHPAKDHHLLERVVREAFNQRRKTLRNTLKALLPAAAIEEAGVDGSLRPEQLDLAAFVRLADKLAEQPNAD
- the apaG gene encoding Co2+/Mg2+ efflux protein ApaG; this translates as MSDSHYKIDVSVVTRYLPEQSQPEQNRFAFAYTVTVSNNGELSAKLLSRHWVITDGDGRVQEVRGAGVIGQQPLIEAGSSHTYSSGTVMTTRVGIMQGSYQMLAEDGKRFDAVIAPFRLAVPGSLH
- a CDS encoding symmetrical bis(5'-nucleosyl)-tetraphosphatase, which produces MATYAVGDLQGCLKPLQCLLERVAFDPSRDKLWLVGDLVNRGPESLATLRFLYNIRDALTCVLGNHDLHLLAVAHNIERLKKGDTLREIIDAPDAADLLDWLRRQKLLHYDEARDMALVHAGIPPQWNMDKALRRAAEVEEALRDDARLPLFLDGMYGNEPAKWDGDLHGVTRLRVITNYFTRMRFCKADGTLDLKNKEGVGSAPPGYAPWFSCKQRKTRGQRIIFGHWAALEGQSPEPDVIALDTGCVWGASMTLMNIDSGEKYSCDCKEQA